Proteins encoded together in one Oncorhynchus gorbuscha isolate QuinsamMale2020 ecotype Even-year unplaced genomic scaffold, OgorEven_v1.0 Un_scaffold_261:::fragment_2:::debris, whole genome shotgun sequence window:
- the LOC124017496 gene encoding zinc finger protein 260-like — protein MSKLQMLCVFLNDRLSAAAVDIFGAVEKTVVEYQEENDRLRRLLRRTPEIQLCRIEPVQLSVSEEEVPPEQQHCEQEWSPSLGQKDPETKQIKEEQEEVRTSQEEEQLQGVEPDIIEFIYTPPCVKSECDQENPCQDPILAEHPTLLKMSKLQSFQEFLNERLTAFAAVEISGEFAKAVSEYQEENDRLRRLLRITPEIQLCRIGLYVQKLKDSLQLSEEEVPPEQQHCEQEWSPSLGQEDPEPTQIKEELGTNQEEEQLQGLFDTKDSIFTPSCVKSECDQEDPLQSLTLPQTQTVENRESHSKPVDPKPLSKHMRIHTGEKPFICGDCGKSFIRKAHLTRHKLTHTGEKPFSCGDCGKSFRLKGNLTTHKLTHTREKSFSCGDCGKSFRLKGNLTTHKLTHTGEKPFSCGDCGKSFNRKVSLTEHKLTHTGEKPFSCGDCGKSFIRKVHLTEHQLTHTGEKPFTCDDCGKRFIQKRDLRRHILIHTGEKPFTCGECGKSFNRKGHLTMHKLTHTGEKPFTCVDCGKSFNRKGHLTMHKLTHTGEKPFTCGDCGKSFIQRRDLRRHILIHTGEKLFSCVD, from the exons ATGTCTAAACTAcagatgttgtgtgtgtttttaaatgaTCGTTTATCGGCGGCTGCTGTGGATATTTTTGGTGCAGTTGAGAAAACGGTAGTGGAGTACCAGGAGGAGAATGATCGGCTACGGAGACTGCTGCGGAGGACACCAGAGATACAACTATGTAGAATAG AACCCgtgcagctctctgtctctgaagagGAGGTTCCCCCTGAGCAACAGCACTGTGAGCAGGAGTGGAGCCCCAGTCTGGGGCAGAAGGACCCAGAGACCAAACAGAttaaagaggaacaggaggaagtcaggaccagtcaggaggaagagcagcttcaaGGGGTGGAGCCTGATATCATAGAGTTCATATATACTCCTCCTTGTGTGAAAAGTGAATGTGATCAGGAGAACCCATGTCAAGATCCCATACTTGCTGAACACCCAACTCTCCTGAAAATGTCTAAACTACAGTCGTTTCAAGAGTTTTTAAATGAGCGTTTAACGGCGTTTGCTGCTGTGGAGATTTCCGGGGAATTTGCGAAAGCAGTATCAGAGTACCAGGAGGAGAATGATCGGCTACGGAGACTGCTGCGGATCACACCAGAGATACAACtatgtagaataggtttgtatgtacAGAAACTGAAAG acTCCCTGCAGCTCTCTGAAGAGGAGGTTCCCCCTGAGCAGCAGCACTGTGAGCAGGAGTGGAGCCCCAGTCTGGGGCAGGAGGACCCAGAGCCCACACAGATTAAAGAGGAACTCGGGACCaatcaggaggaagagcagcttcaaGGGCTCTTTGATACCAAAGACTCCATATTCACTCCTTCCTGTGTAAAAAGTGAATGTGATCAGGAGGACCCACTTCAGTCCTTGACTCTTCCCCAAACCCAGactgtggagaacagagagagtcattCTAAACCAGTGGATCCCAAGCCTTTGTCTAAGCACATGaggattcacacaggagagaaaccatttatctgtggtgactgtgggaagagctttATTCGCAAGGCGCACCTAACCAGGCATAAactgactcacacaggagagaaaccattcagctgtggtgactgtgggaagagcttcCGTCTCAAAGGGAACCTAACCACTCATAAACTGACTCACACCAGAGAGAAATCATttagctgtggtgactgtgggaagagcttcCGTCTCAAAGGGAACCTAACCACTCATAAactgactcacacaggagagaaaccatttagttgtggtgactgtgggaaaagcttcaatCGTAAGGTGAGCCTAACTGAACATAAACTGACTCACACAGGAGAAAAACCATTTAGCTGTGGTGACTGCGGGAAAAGCTTCATTCGGAAGGTGCATCTAACTGAACATCAactgactcacacaggagagaaaccattcaCCTGTGATGACTGTGGGAAAAGATTTATTCAGAAGAGGGACCTAAGGAGACATATActgattcacacaggagagaaaccattcaCCTGTGGTGAATGTGGGAAAAGCTTCAATCGGAAGGGGCACCTAACCATGCATAAactgactcacacaggagagaaaccattcaCCTGTGttgactgtgggaaaagcttcaatCGGAAGGGGCACCTAACCATGCATAAactgactcacacaggagagaaaccattcacctgtggtgactgtgggaagagctttATTCAGAGGAGGGACCTAAGGAGGCATATActgattcacacaggagagaaactaTTTAGCTGTGTTGACTGA